One Ricinus communis isolate WT05 ecotype wild-type chromosome 1, ASM1957865v1, whole genome shotgun sequence DNA window includes the following coding sequences:
- the LOC8270366 gene encoding zinc finger MYND domain-containing protein 15 isoform X2 has translation MECAAKGRGRRCIGPPTRRCARCSAVAYCSVSHQILHWSEHKEECERLEQQMKRADDLNDFPFTFTPQLIFQEENRCSFLSKREIHGLGMWICECSCGASLAYSDCLRSKDEGWNLSGDVCPCRGPVSPISKHLSSWMDYYEWRCIPLHSPVALLLHWPLTIYYATQVARTISSTFQSCKKLCIHYLGPEKELLQLAVFGELHALFPGMKVHVDLIGPAIPEHRDGQKIDLCSYAHCSDRDCICRPSSKTSADAGKYSQVTLQLHRGFYHDCYRDLAEGSSPNLVIAPNAGIAAYSSWLPTIELINEIGVPAVFSDYCEEACHLGVSCITSVTGCSLALPIQINPFRQPMVVEDSALLLPCYSNCFIFGM, from the exons ATGGAGTGCGCTGCGAAGGGACGAGGACGCCGGTGCATCGGCCCGCCTACAAGACGTTGTGCTCGTTGCAGTGCTGTCGCTTATTGTTCCGTCTCTCATCAG ATATTGCATTGGAGTGAGCATAAAGAAGAGTGTGAAAGGTTAGAGCAACAAATGAAGCGTGCTGATGACCTGAATGATTTCCCTTTTACTTTTACTCCACAACTCATATTTCAG GAGGAGAATAGGTGCTCGTTCTTGAGCAAAAGAGAGATTCACGGGTTAGGGATGTGGATTTGTGAATGCAGCTGCGGTGCATCACTTGCTTACTCTGACTGTTTAAG gtcaaaggatgaaggTTGGAATCTCTCTGGTGATGTATGCCCATGCCGTG GGCCTGTGTCACCAATTTCAAAGCATTTAAGTAGCTGGATGGATTACTACGAGTGGAGGTGCATCCCTCTACATTCACCTGTTGCTTTGCTGCTTCACTGG CCACTTACAATTTACTATGCCACTCAAGTTGCCCGTACGATAAGCTCGACTTTTCAAAGCTGCAAAAAATTGTGCATACACTATCTTG GGCCTGAAAAAGAGCTTCTACAACTGGCTGTGTTTGGAGAATTGCATGCCCTTTTTCCAGGCATGAAGGTGCATGTAGATCTCATTGGACCTGCAATTCCAGAACATAG GGATGGTCAGAAGATTGATCTTTGCAGCTATGCTCATTGCTCAGATAGAGATTGCATCTGCAGGCCCTCAAGCAAAACGAGTGCAGACGCTGGTAAATATTCACAAGTGACATTACAGCTTCACAGAGGATTTTACCATGACTGTTACAGAGATTTAGCAGAG GGTTCATCTCCAAATCTAGTCATTGCTCCAAATGCTGGCATTGCTGCTTATTCGAGTTGGTTACCTACTATT GAGTTGATAAACGAGATAGGTGTCCCGGCAGTATTTTCAGATTATTGTGAAGAAGCTTGTCATCTAGGAGTGAGCTGCATAACCAGTGTAACTGG
- the LOC8270366 gene encoding zinc finger MYND domain-containing protein 15 isoform X1, producing MECAAKGRGRRCIGPPTRRCARCSAVAYCSVSHQILHWSEHKEECERLEQQMKRADDLNDFPFTFTPQLIFQEENRCSFLSKREIHGLGMWICECSCGASLAYSDCLRFINSHLVLTAFLHNQHGSKDEGWNLSGDVCPCRGPVSPISKHLSSWMDYYEWRCIPLHSPVALLLHWPLTIYYATQVARTISSTFQSCKKLCIHYLGPEKELLQLAVFGELHALFPGMKVHVDLIGPAIPEHRDGQKIDLCSYAHCSDRDCICRPSSKTSADAGKYSQVTLQLHRGFYHDCYRDLAEGSSPNLVIAPNAGIAAYSSWLPTIELINEIGVPAVFSDYCEEACHLGVSCITSVTGCSLALPIQINPFRQPMVVEDSALLLPCYSNCFIFGM from the exons ATGGAGTGCGCTGCGAAGGGACGAGGACGCCGGTGCATCGGCCCGCCTACAAGACGTTGTGCTCGTTGCAGTGCTGTCGCTTATTGTTCCGTCTCTCATCAG ATATTGCATTGGAGTGAGCATAAAGAAGAGTGTGAAAGGTTAGAGCAACAAATGAAGCGTGCTGATGACCTGAATGATTTCCCTTTTACTTTTACTCCACAACTCATATTTCAG GAGGAGAATAGGTGCTCGTTCTTGAGCAAAAGAGAGATTCACGGGTTAGGGATGTGGATTTGTGAATGCAGCTGCGGTGCATCACTTGCTTACTCTGACTGTTTAAGGTTCATTAATTCTCATCTCGTTTTAACTGCGTTCTTGCATAATCAACACGG gtcaaaggatgaaggTTGGAATCTCTCTGGTGATGTATGCCCATGCCGTG GGCCTGTGTCACCAATTTCAAAGCATTTAAGTAGCTGGATGGATTACTACGAGTGGAGGTGCATCCCTCTACATTCACCTGTTGCTTTGCTGCTTCACTGG CCACTTACAATTTACTATGCCACTCAAGTTGCCCGTACGATAAGCTCGACTTTTCAAAGCTGCAAAAAATTGTGCATACACTATCTTG GGCCTGAAAAAGAGCTTCTACAACTGGCTGTGTTTGGAGAATTGCATGCCCTTTTTCCAGGCATGAAGGTGCATGTAGATCTCATTGGACCTGCAATTCCAGAACATAG GGATGGTCAGAAGATTGATCTTTGCAGCTATGCTCATTGCTCAGATAGAGATTGCATCTGCAGGCCCTCAAGCAAAACGAGTGCAGACGCTGGTAAATATTCACAAGTGACATTACAGCTTCACAGAGGATTTTACCATGACTGTTACAGAGATTTAGCAGAG GGTTCATCTCCAAATCTAGTCATTGCTCCAAATGCTGGCATTGCTGCTTATTCGAGTTGGTTACCTACTATT GAGTTGATAAACGAGATAGGTGTCCCGGCAGTATTTTCAGATTATTGTGAAGAAGCTTGTCATCTAGGAGTGAGCTGCATAACCAGTGTAACTGG
- the LOC8270367 gene encoding two-component response regulator ARR5 — protein sequence MARNGIASRRWRSEKIEGFEFSSCDNDEVHVLAVDDSLVDRKVIERLLKITSCKVTAVDSGRRALQFLGLDEEKSTSIQGLKVDLIITDYCMPGMTGYELLKKIKESSTFREIPVVIMSSENVMARIDRCLEEGAEDFLVKPVKLSDVKRIRDYMTARELKLKSQQTSHNFNNSTGNNVNKRKSRDSFDLSSSPPSISFSSSSLSPSPSSLSSPSSPSPCGSPSWSPSPMLSFSAPCSPTSLDSPTRRLKMSSGNSSV from the exons ATGGCAAGAAACGGCATCGCTTCCCGGAGATGGAGGTCAGAGAAAATAGAGGGATTTGAATTCTCGTCTTGTGATAATGATGAAGTACATGTTTTAGCAGTGGATGATAGCCTTGTCGATCGTAAAGTCATTGAACGTTTACTCAAAATCACATCTTGCAAAG TCACCGCAGTGGATAGTGGAAGAAGAGCTCTCCAATTCTTGGGATTAGATGAAGAGAAAAGCACTTCGATTCAAGGCCTAAAAGTGGATCTCATTATTACAGATTACTGTATGCCTGGAATGACTGGTTACGAGTTactcaagaaaatcaaagaatCATCTACTTTCAGAGAAATACCAGTTGTCATTATGTCATCAGAGAATGTCATGGCGCGAATTGACCG ATGTTTGGAAGAAGGGGCAGAGGACTTCCTAGTGAAACCGGTGAAACTATCTGATGTTAAACGGATAAGAGATTACATGACTGCAAGAGAGCTCAAATTGAAAAGTCAACAAACAAGCCACAACTTCAACAACAGTACTGGTAACAATGTAAACAAGAGGAAATCAAGAGATAGTTTTGATCTCTCTTCATCTCCGCCGTCCATCTCATTTTCATCGTCCTCATTATCTCCCTCACCGTCATCTTTATCTTCTCCATCCTCTCCTTCGCCTTGTGGATCGCCGTCATGGTCCCCGTCGCCGATGTTGTCATTTTCAGCGCCGTGTTCTCCTACTTCCTTAGATTCCCCTACTAGACGGCTAAAAATGAGCAGCGGTAACAGTTCCgtttag